From the Cucumis sativus cultivar 9930 chromosome 5, Cucumber_9930_V3, whole genome shotgun sequence genome, the window GCAGTACATATCAATCAAAGCAGACTGAATAAATATCTGCTTCGAGTAACTTTTCGTCTTTATAACATAAGCATGAACTTCCTGACCTAATCTCCTCGCCCAGATTTCTCCAATAACTGGAAGAATGGTCGTCAATATAACCGAATTTGGTCTAATTCCATCGTCTATCATCCTCCTTGTATATTCCAAAGCTTCCCTTTGGAGTCGATTGTGAGCAAACCCAGCAATTATTGATCCCCAAACCACAACATCTCTCTCGGTAATTTCCCCAAACATCTGGCGGGCAAGTTTGATCTTACCACATTTGAAGTACATATCAACCAAAGTTGTCCCAAGAAGTGAACTGCCAATCAATCCATTTTTAATCAAAAGGCCATGAGCCTTGAGCCCCTGAGTAAACGCCGATGCACCTGCAAAGCTTTTAATGATATTAGCAAAGGAGTAAACGTTCAATTCAACTCCCAATCTTCGCATTTCTGCATAAGTCGATAGAATGCTGCGATAATCCCTCCGACCCGCCATTACAGTGCCTCTAAGCAACGCATTCCAAGGATAAACACTCTTGCTAGAACTTTCATCAAACAGCTTCTGTGCCTCTTCCAAGGACCCACAAGCAGTATACATATGCACAAGCCTTGTACGTATAAATTCATTGTTTTCAAGCCCATTTATCCGAATATGCGCGTGAATCTGTTTCGCATAAGTCATCGATTTTGTTCTAACACAAGCCGtaataagagaagaaaatgtagTGGCATTAACTGGAATGCCTTGTTGATCCACATAGTCCATAATCGTAAGTGCCTCTTTGAGCTTATTTTGCCGTGCAAATCTTTGAACGTCCTCGTAAATGGCATGAGGGTTCTTGGTGTGAAGTGGTAAAGATGAAGGAAAAGCATCTTTCTCGGCAAAAGTTGGGCGTTTTCGGTTCCGAAATTTGgaaactattttgatttttgacgGCGGTGTATCTGTGGTGGATTTGATTCGGGAAAGTCGGTGGCCTGAATTACAAATAGCGGTGGCCGGGGCGAGAGAATTGGGAGTGAAAGGTTGAAGATGAAGGGAGATAATGAAGGATGAAGAAATTTCCATTAGTAGCAATATTGGTGTGGGAAGATGGTAGTAAGCTAACCGCCCAAGTTCTACGAAAAAGTAATCtaaacctttcttttgttcgtactatattttctaaattttaaaagcaaattttcaaatataatctaatcaacccaactatttttatttttgtaaatactatcaattattttatcatttctaatcattcttcaattttaaaatcaattataatcACGAATTTAAACTAtcactaattaataattttcaattttttttctttattttataaaaaattgttaaagatGACAAAATGAACGATGAgttttccttctttgtttgtttttttggttttgtaggATCTAATTTTAACTatagatttgttatatttaccaAGTTTAATTGCAAAGAGCCAATGGCAATACCCAAGTAATTGAAAACAGATTTCAACTCAACTTAATTTTGGAATtatttaacattattttaaaaaagaaaagacaaatcCCTAATGAATTTTAGAAGGCAAAGCAAATAGAGAAAATATGCAATTCATCACCAACCAACAATAAACGAAGAAAcatcaataaaacaaaaatgaaatgataagCATTTCAATGTACTAAATATAACTAAGATGGAGCTGATTTGATATTACTATATAAACCGAAATTGGCTTTTAATAACTTCGATCGATGGGGCAAAATGCAAAATACAACAGACAATGTTTACCGAATGATTCAATAAGTTCCAATAGCATCAATAATAAACACCCCTACCCCCTACTCCCCTTACACAACCCACCCAACAGACCCTAAAcctaattatcaaaatttttaacGACTCGCCCCGTAGACTTGAGTAGAATCATACTGCGGATACCCAGGCTGCGGCTGTGGGGACACACTCTTCCCATAACCTACAGGAGCACTTGAAGGCACTGTTCCATACCCACCTGATTGTTGAATTGACTGATCATAGGTTGGCTGGGTTGCGGTCTGTTGAGTATAACCTTGCTGCCCACTGGCCGGAGCAGTATAAGCTGCTGCTGCAGCTGCTGTGCCTCCACTGTATGCTGCGGGATCTTGAGGTGCTTGGTATGCAGCATACCCAGCCGCTGTGTTTGCAGCAGCCTGCTCCGAATAACCCTGCTGAGAGGTTGGATACTGACCGTATGCTGCAGCAGGAGCTACTTGTTGGCCATAAGCAGACGGTTGCTGCACACTAGGCTGACCATAGCCAGCTTGGGCACCCTGCTGCGAGTAACCAGCAGCAGCAGAAGCAGCTGGTGCCTGATTGTAACCATCTGTGCTTGGTGCAGCGCCGTAAGGAGGATACTGCTGGGTAGAACCACCAGATTGGTATGGATAAGTCTGTTGAGGTTGCATATTTTGTCCATATGTAGCTGGGGCAGAACCTCCTTGATAAGGCTCTGCAGGCTGACCAACCCTAGGAGCGCCATAAGATTGGGGAGGTGGTCCTTGTTGCGAAACACCATATGATGAAGGCTTATTATCATACTGTTGTCCAGGATAAACCTGTTGAGTACCAGCCTGTGGATAATGTTGGGCATTCCCATGTCCACTGTATGGATTCTGCGCTGGAGCATGGTGGTCGTACTTCTGTTCGTATCCATGACCATAGCTCTGATGTGGAGCTGCCTGAGAATAAGGTGCAGTGTGTCCATAACCTTGACCTTGCTGCTGATTATAGTTGTAACTGGACTGAGTTTGTGGTGGACCGTGGGTCGGTGCAGGTGAAGGACCAGGAGCATGGGAAGGCATGGCACCAGGAAAATGAGAAGGTGGAGCATCCGAATAGTGGCTTCTTTGACCATAGTAGTCGTAACCACCTGAACTTGGTGGTGGCCCCTGCATGCTGGGAGGTGGTCTTTGTTCCCAACCAGAACCATAGCTGCTTCGAGGACCACCCATTTGTTGTGGATAGTTTCCGTAGCCAGGATGCTGATACTGAGTATTATGAGATGGATAAGGTCCTCTGTGTGGATAATCATATCCTGCTGGATGTGAAGGATGAGGACCCCGATGACCCCATTGAGTTGGGCCACCAGGTCCCCGAGGCCGGTAAGCCTGTTGGTTAAAACCAGTGGAGTGTGGTGAAGGCCTCACAGTCTAATCCAAGGACAAACAAAGAGAAAGTAAGTAAACAGAGGAAAAAGGTATTCCAAGATTCAATCACATACAAGTAGACTGGAGAAAACGAAAAGCTTGAACACGGTGATCGAGATCTCTTGTTCAAGAACATTAGTGATAGCCCTGGAACCATATTAGTCGCATAAAATATGTTGAAGCTAAAACATTACAAACACAACAAATTGCCATTCAGATGatcaagaaaaaatggagaacTAAAGCTTTATACAGATGATATTAACGAATATCAAACAACCAAGAAATACCAGATATATCATAACACTTAACCCAATGCATGCCAAGGGAACATGTACCAACAGCATCCTAAAGTCATTCCAATCATTAGACAGGGAGGTAACGTAGAAAAGCACTAGTAAATATTACAACAGGAAGCACCCAGTTTGGCATGACATGGCTTCTAAAGtcgaaagaaaaagatggcCAATAACATAATGCAGAAGGTAGTGTAGTAGACAAATTACAACTAACAAAACATGCACTCAAATCTGCACAGGTATAACAAACttgaagagttttttttatgtgatgaAAAGTGCATAAGCctaaaagaagacaaaatcATGCGACTGAGAAAGCTCAACATTTGCACTCAAGCATCTCACACATACATTGTTTAGTTCATCAAATAAACTGTAATTCTGCTACTACAGATGCCAGATATTTCAGCATCAACTTTCCAACTAAatctttaattctttcattctGAAGTAATACCAACATATGCTGAGCATTTCACTGTCGCAACGCATCAGACAGATCAATTaggtaaaaatgaaaatataaacaataataataattacattgGCATTTGTTTGTCATTAGTTCAAAGTGATTTTGTTGCTATAGTGCAGTTAGAGTGGCATGCACCAAATCTCCGTGCCTATGATGTCTCACAGCAATGGTATCAGCTTTGAATACTAGGTCCCATGCAAATGAAAGCAGCATGACTTCAACTAGGCATTACTTTCTTCCAACACAATCTCAAGCATAGAAAATGGGTCCACTAATGAGCACTAAGGTTAATGCAATACATTCTTACTCAATTATTCTTAGTGTGAAATCTTGAAGCAATCTTACCAACTATTAACATCCTGCAATCGCGAGATTTAATGCCTGATACCTCTCTTCGGTGGATGGGAGTGAATAGTAGTTGTCTATTGCTACACCAAGAAAGCGGCCCCATGGAAAAGGCAATATTGTAATCTGCAGTTTTAAAGCCAACCAATTCGAGTTTGACACCTTTATGATAGATAAATTATGGCAACCGGCATCTTGGATTTCAGTATATGATCTTTCCTAGAACATTCATGTGATCTTTTCATAGACCATTCATTGATTTCACAAGCCACTAGGATCACTAGTCAAGAGATTTCCCCAATCCCATCAAAGAACATTATACCATACAAAATCTGCATACTGTTTCCCATAGCAGTGATTGTTAAACCTGGTCAAATTTATATACTCAACCAGCATGATTGAAAAGAATCTAGTACTGATCCATCAATGTCATCAAGCGAATAAAATATACAACACTTCCACAGCTAAACTAAATCACATAGCATATATGTGCCAATATTTGGCTTCTCTGACACTGAGCAGATTAGCCTGAAGTGTAATCTAAGGCTGTTAATTCAAGACCTTATCTTTAGTCTCAGACAAGACTACGGGCAAGATTAAGTACCAATAATAGCAAAACtaccatacaaaataaaactgcAGAAAGGAAGGTAAATCACTAAACAGCATATAACTTAATATTCATTAGTCAATGGAGGTAACGTGCAACAAAATTATGCACTCAAGATGAAGCCATTTAGATAAGAGTGTGGTCATAGACAATGAGACCTAATGTATAAAACAGAAAATACTACTAATAATTCCAATgcaaaaaataagaacaataaaaataagaacaataaaaataagaacaatTCATTGCAGCATTGGAGGATATAAACATGCTAAAAGCATTTATTAAACCAAACATCACAGTTGAAATTTCAAGTAATGATATGGAgatacaaagaaacaaaataccAGGAGAGAAGGTATCCAGTGACAAGCATACCTGATTCATAACTTCCTTTATCATGTCTGTAGCAATTTCAATCTGCTTCTTATCACCAGTTACTCTAATAGTCCTTTCCTTGGATTCATCCCCTTCTGGAAGATTTTGGGGTATCAACTACATGGAAACCAAATAAGTCATAAACGATGACtatattaaatcataaaaataaattaacatgtACCATAAAGATAGACATGCAGGATCTCAACTACCTGTATACGTGCACCAGATCTGGTTTGCAGACTTTTAATAGTCTCCCCACCTCTTCCAATAATTAAACCAACCTAGGCAGAGAAAATTTAGGTAAGTGATTGGCAGAACCAGATGACAAGTTATCCACATATATATGGATTCCAACCTTTTCGTTTGGAACTTGTAACTGAATCTGTTCAGCAGTTGCTATAGAATGCGATGAAGTGAGGCCTCTGGCTATAAGGGATGGAGATCCACCAGCATCAGCCTATAAGAAAGTCAAATGTAATCAAGAAATCAATATCAGGACAATAAAGTTCCAACAGATGCTAAACAGTGATTGACTGAAACAATAATTCTGGGATGTTACTGAAAACAACTAAGAGCAACAGAATAGTTACAATGATAATGACaggaaaaaattatattaaaaaagtaaaccTCTGCAATCACAGCATTAATTAACTCCTCtgct encodes:
- the LOC101206766 gene encoding pentatricopeptide repeat-containing protein At1g71460, chloroplastic; protein product: MEISSSFIISLHLQPFTPNSLAPATAICNSGHRLSRIKSTTDTPPSKIKIVSKFRNRKRPTFAEKDAFPSSLPLHTKNPHAIYEDVQRFARQNKLKEALTIMDYVDQQGIPVNATTFSSLITACVRTKSMTYAKQIHAHIRINGLENNEFIRTRLVHMYTACGSLEEAQKLFDESSSKSVYPWNALLRGTVMAGRRDYRSILSTYAEMRRLGVELNVYSFANIIKSFAGASAFTQGLKAHGLLIKNGLIGSSLLGTTLVDMYFKCGKIKLARQMFGEITERDVVVWGSIIAGFAHNRLQREALEYTRRMIDDGIRPNSVILTTILPVIGEIWARRLGQEVHAYVIKTKSYSKQIFIQSALIDMYCKCGDIGSGRAVFYASMERNAICWTALMSGYALNGRLEQAVRSVIWMQQEGFRPDIVTVATILPVCAQLRALRPGKEIHAYAMKNCFLPNVSIVSSLMVMYSKCGVMDYTLKLFNGMEQRNVILWTAMIDSYIENQCPHEAIDIFRAMQLSKHRPDTVTMSRILYICSEQKMLKMGKEIHGQVLKRKFEPVHFVSAELVKLYGKCGAVKMAKMVFEAIPVKGPMTWTAIIEAYGESGEFQEAIDLFDRMRSRGISPNHFTFKVVLSICKEAGFVDEALRIFKLMSVRYKIKPSEEHYSLVIAILTRFGRLEEARRYVQMLSSLS
- the LOC101203078 gene encoding far upstream element-binding protein 1; translated protein: MAEEVVVATGAASPEPLDHKRKLVDLDSEPTEATEENHAEPIEGSAAPDAADVPISDESEYKRPRLEGKPEGNASENGHEEKKEEELEPKEDYKQSSEEEPPASVEVLPEKEGTEQPTEEPHEAGDAQDSAAEISQDSAAEISQEDKTQELSKEESQPSEVEAAPPLQEEDISNAEQDQPSSESETTTYKMEVPNSKVGVLIGKAGDTIRYLQYNSGAKIQIMRDAEADPNRLTRPVEIIGTSENIKKAEELINAVIAEADAGGSPSLIARGLTSSHSIATAEQIQLQVPNEKVGLIIGRGGETIKSLQTRSGARIQLIPQNLPEGDESKERTIRVTGDKKQIEIATDMIKEVMNQTVRPSPHSTGFNQQAYRPRGPGGPTQWGHRGPHPSHPAGYDYPHRGPYPSHNTQYQHPGYGNYPQQMGGPRSSYGSGWEQRPPPSMQGPPPSSGGYDYYGQRSHYSDAPPSHFPGAMPSHAPGPSPAPTHGPPQTQSSYNYNQQQGQGYGHTAPYSQAAPHQSYGHGYEQKYDHHAPAQNPYSGHGNAQHYPQAGTQQVYPGQQYDNKPSSYGVSQQGPPPQSYGAPRVGQPAEPYQGGSAPATYGQNMQPQQTYPYQSGGSTQQYPPYGAAPSTDGYNQAPAASAAAGYSQQGAQAGYGQPSVQQPSAYGQQVAPAAAYGQYPTSQQGYSEQAAANTAAGYAAYQAPQDPAAYSGGTAAAAAAYTAPASGQQGYTQQTATQPTYDQSIQQSGGYGTVPSSAPVGYGKSVSPQPQPGYPQYDSTQVYGASR